A single window of Salvia splendens isolate huo1 chromosome 8, SspV2, whole genome shotgun sequence DNA harbors:
- the LOC121744221 gene encoding non-specific lipid-transfer protein 1-like → MVRQSSTLWILGLLVVASAASHANAVSCPQAITMLLPCQDYLVNPSAKLTVPCCQAASKLNSLVHGKADLKDMCTCLKQAAAALHVIGDRAKSLPDQCHIQVPVPLDPNTDCSRL, encoded by the exons ATGGTGAGACAATCATCAACACTGTGGATTTTGGGATTACTTGTTGTGGCATCGGCGGCAAGCCATGCAAATGCAGTGTCCTGCCCACAAGCCATCACAATGCTGCTTCCCTGCCAAGATTATCTGGTGAATCCCTCGGCTAAGCTGACGGTGCCGTGTTGTCAGGCGGCTAGCAAGCTCAACAGCTTGGTCCATGGCAAAGCTGACCTCAAAGACATGTGTACCTGTCTAAAGCAAGCCGCTGCCGCCTTGCATGTTATCGGTGATCGAGCTAAATCTCTCCCTGACCAATGCCATATACAAGTTCCCGTGCCTCTTGACCCTAATACCGATTGTTCTCG CCTATGA